TCTCCTTGAtaaagagaaataagagaaagaaaaggaattggGAATTGGTTAACAAATGCACAATTTATGAAGAAATCTATAATCATTTCATTAATGGGTGATGAGAGTCAGTTAATGTTTATAGCTGCCTTCTTTTACTGCCTGTCCATGTTTCTTGTCATCTTCCAAGATCTCAGATGGCAGTGATCCTTCACTTGGTAGGGTGAAAGCAGCTTTCATTTTTACTGGGTTATtgtaattttcaattatttttaccACTCAAAATGCAAATCCTGTGGAGCATAGCTCCAGAAATGATCTTCCTTGCCACATTGTGTAATGGCAATTCTAGTACACATTGATAATTGAAGTCAATCATCTTAGCTGTTTTAATAACCTCTTTTCCATTGAATCTGAGGCATAGATTGAAATGGCTTGAAGACTGTCTTTACTTTCAGATCAATGAAAAAATTGTTGCATCCTGTTTATGAAATAATTTGGATATTGGaagcaaaaaattatgaatgtTATTAAGATTTAGATAGAAATACATATTTAGTAGAGAAGCATAGATTTTGTAGTTAGATAAAAGATCTGATTGTGGATTTAGTATGTAAAATTTCTGTGGCAAGTTCATTACATTGCACAAGGCTCAGTTTCCTATTGATAATatgcaaataatattttctattttcattgctgggaaagtaagaaaaaaatgcattcagaGTGCCTCATACAtgctaaaaattaaataaatgatgcatagaatctaatttaatttttagaaaaacttaaaattacaaCATAAATTAATACTGCTATATTGGAATAGTTTATATTTGGATGCACAGTCTAGGGTGCTTTATTGCATATATGCTTGTATAGGGAAGGTTATCATTTACCAAAATATGACTTATATTTGATAGAAAATCATGCATCTCAATGTCTttggatgatgatgataattatgATGATATCACTGTTGATGACTGTACCATTTCAGTTAAAATGTTGATTTGGGACTCACAagcttgttctttattttttttattgcttttttcatgtctttattCCTGAATGTGTAGATGATTGGGTTTAAAAGGGGAGTAAAGATTGTATAAAACACAGAGAGGATCTTATCTATGGAGATGCTGATGAATGGCCATACATAAATGAAGATGCAACGCCCAAAGAACAGCACTACCACTGTAATATGGGCTGAAAGTGTGGATAAGGCCTTGGAAGACCCACTGGAAGAACGTTGCTGGACTGTGATCAGGATGACACTATAGGAGATCAGCAGAAAGATGAAACAGAACAAAGAGAGTAGTCCACTGTCAGCAATTACCAATAGCTCCAAAATGTAAGTATCAGTGCAGGCAAGTTTGATCACACGAGGTAGATCGCAAAAGAAACTGTCCACAACATTGGGACCACAGAATGGCAAAGTCACTGTAAAAATCATTTGGCTCATAGTGTGCATGAAACCAGTGGTCCAGGAGAGAAAAGTAAGCCCAATGCAAGCACGATGGCTCATGATACTGTTGTAATGGAGGGGTTTGCATATGGCAATATATCTATCAACTGCCATGGCTACAAGCAACATCATCTCACTTCCACCAAAAAGGTGAAGGAAAAACATCTGGGTCATGCAGCCTTCATAGGAGATGGTTTTATAGTCACTAATTAAGGCAGAGATCATTTTAGGAATAGCAAAGGAGGCCAGAGACATATCAATAAAGGAGAGGTTGGATAGTAGTAAGTACATGGGAGAGTGCAACTGAAGGTCCACTTTCACTACAGAGATAATTATGAGGTTACCTAACACAATAGCTGTGTAGatactggaaaaaaataagaaaaagaaaatctgtaaCCCATGAGAATCTGTGAGTCCCAGCAAAATAAACTCAGTCACCAAGGAGTGattttgtctttccatttgtttgatTGTTGGCATATGTTATTAcctaaaacaaaattgaaaaggatTAAAATCTGTGAGATAAAGTTGAGATGTGAAATACATATTCACTTAACTCCACTTCCTAAAATACCCTGAAATGTTCAAAAAGAATCAATGGAGcaacactgaaaacaaaaaataataataaccataatTTCTTAGTGGAGATTATGAAGACTATCTGTCAAGAAAACAAGAAATTTGAGGAAAACTGCATTTCATATATAATCCATAGCTTCACtaatcttgagaaaaatgtatattttggtAGGTAAGAGGGTACAGAAGATCACTGCCGCTTTTTCATTTGAGGAACAGATTTATTGGTCctacatgagaaaagaaaatgcccCTTCCAACTTGAAATCTATTTCACTATTGCATAATAGTATGGTGCATATAAATGAAGGAAGTTGCCAAATGATTTTCTAGAATTGAGAAATAGGACCCAGAGTGTAATATTGAGTAGAGGAAATATGTAACATTGACAGTCCGGGAGTCAATCTTATGGTTACTGCTGAGAATCAAATGAGCGGAGAAGATAAACACTATGAATCTTTGACACATCTGCTGTTGGTCAAATTGAGATGGCTTCCCaccttctttttccttaaaattaagAAGGGTCCAAACATTTGGAGACTTTTACCAAGGGGCCGGATTTTACCTTTGGGCCTACAGATTTAACAGATTTGAAGGTAAAGCATTGAGAAATAACATAATTGATGCTTCCCACTGCCCCACTTAACTTCCTTTCCCTGTCAAGTGACTGAATGACACTTGAGTTTTTGTTAAACTGTCCATATCATTTATAAAGACATTAAAATTCAGAGCTCTGGTAAACAAAGGGGGATCCAACAGGAACATTCCCATGTTGTTCTAGATGGGTAAAGCTGACCCAAGTAGAATGACACCCTTTCAGATATAAATAATGCCAACCAGAATTTTTTACAAGATACCCAGGAAAATATGCTAAATATCTAAGATGAGAGagcaagacatttttttttaagtgacagctggtaaaaagaaaaaaagactgaaagaaacACAAACAGTTCATATCTACCTGAAGAACCCATTAATAGAAAGGAATCAACACATTAtagtttttataaatattttgaaacattctAACACGTAATAGTAAAAAGATGCCATAATAAAGATCTCCATACTTATTATTCagaattaaatatttgtattctCACCTTTtgctttagaatttttaaataaaagaagaaagtttgCTTATTGTCCTACcattttatgtgtgtttttaaatgaatgaatgataccaTATCACAATAACAACCTGTGAATAATGAACTGCTGTTATAAAAATGGTACAATTGTACTTACGTTCTACTTACATTCTACTTACACGTGAAAGATGTTTTTAAGGATAAATTACTAGAAGTTAGAATTATTAGGTCATTTTCAACTGATCAAATAATGCCAAaatactttttctaattttttattttctaaaaagacAATTTATTCAATACCCTAGTAAAAGTTTTGATTGTAAGTATCCAACAGTATAAAACAGATTTGTAGATTTCGAATATATTAATACAAAGTGCATGACTACATACAATACATCCTATAAGCAAACAAAGTtggaaggggaaaaagaagaCTGGTTGAGGTCTagtaacaaagaaataaatacagaagTAGAGATGATTGATATTATAGTATATTCTAACACCAATACTGCAgtcaaaatgtacaaaaattaaaaaaaaataaatataactcaGGAGGAAGTTAATAATGGCCAGGACTCTTGTAATACACCTCAAAGGCTATGGGACAGCCGACCCAACTCACTGGGTGCATTTGGTGGGATGTAGCATGTAGGTTtttcccaaaaggaagaaatatagaCTATAGGCTAAGAACTATAAAACTATAGGGTGCCTATAAAAACAGGCTCACTCCTTGTTATTTATactatccaatttttaaaatccagttttaaTAATAAGCACTGAGTCATGCTATTCTAAGGTAGGCAAAAATGCTCCTGCTCTcatgaaaagtgatttttttttcctgaaattttagaaatgaggcaATGTGAGTACTTTGGTTTGGATTCAAGTAAGGGGCTTTTAATAGAGATTTTAGAATTGAAGAGCTCCATGTTCAGGATTTATTTATCACCTAACATGTCACTGTTCAGAAAGCCTGACTGaaagaaaccaaaccaaaaatCCAACCCACTCAGCATTAACACACACCTATTTTCTTCCAGTAGAATTTTactataaaatggaaaagaaaagaaaacaaaacaaaacaaaacttaatagGTTAAAACAAGTCCAACACCCACCCTACACAGATAAAACCTTCACAGAGGTCAACTGAACTAATCCAGACTAAAACTGAATTGCACAGATTTTCAGTGAAGTCACCAGATAGTAATAGAACATGAACAAAAGTCATTTATAAACATACTAGTCGTGCCCTCTAAGAAATGTGCCCCAAGAAGTATTAACTTTTGTGTTGTGCCATCTTGAAGGTTGCacactttattttttagacatttttaataGTGTGTGTTCTCTACCGTGTGGTAATGCTTTGGTACTATTCATATAGGATCACTTATCCTGCAGCCTTGCCATTTTCCCAATAGGAGCTTTGATTCTGCTTTAGAGGTTTCacataaataaaaatctttatcaAATATTATATAGAGGGAGGTAACACAGGATGTAACATATACAATCAAGTTACCTCTCTGTATATTTAGTAATTACTCTTTCTTTCAAGGTATTTGCACCAGAAAGCTGAGTCTGTCCTGCTTAATATTTCAGTAGTACAGGTTTGAATCATCAGAACCTTGGCAAGaccttaatatttcaaaattattaacaAATACCTCTAGGGGCAAGTCCATATTATTGAAATATGACAAATTTACTAtcatgagggaaaacaagtgtagccagccatcttaaaaaatgccGCAACCACTGCTTCTCAAAATAGAAAAGACTAAAACTATATATGGTTTATCAAATCCCATCTCTGTCCCCtgaaattaaagattttttaaaaagtcgtAAAGAGCACCTTGCAGTAGCATTCAGCTTTCCTATGAAATACTCGGCatcttatatattatatactcCTCCCTTTGTCTTTTAGTAAGCTAGACACTGGTTTCAGAGTTTGTGAAACTTGGCGGTGGGGCGGGGGGGGAGGAATAACTCATTCAAAAGCATTCTAGAAATTGTTTCCCTTCTCCATAAACCTTAGTCCCCACCTGAGTGGAGATGGGTAGAGACTCTGGCCCCTGCTTCTCGGGCTTCTCAGCAGCTGTTTCCTTACTGCTGCAGCAAGGCTTGCATAGGTGTATGTCAGTGAGGACTTCCCCCAAAAGCCGTTTATAGATAATCCCACAAcgtattttctgtcttttccagtATGTGATCTACAAAGGAAATGACTGGTGTTCTATTGGAGCCAGAAGTCATCCCGGTATCTGAGCCATCATCTGACTGGTTACTCTAACAAGGAGATTGGGCTGGGGAGGCACTTGAAGTGGCACTGTGAGTACCAGAATTGTGAGGGTTAAATTTCTTTCTGCAGTTTACTGGTCTGGTTGCTTTTTATCCCATTTCCAGAcagagttttcattttctttcacttcccACACACAATAACCTTCCGAGGTGCAGGGTGCAGGCCAAGCCAGCCCCGCTCTGGTCGCTCCCTCCTCCTCTGCTGCCTTGTCTAGAAAGATTGTCTCCTGCACAGCTAATGCCAAAAGTCTTAACAAGGGGTTTTACAAATTTACACTGCCACATCCCACCAAATATTGATAATTTTTAGCACTTATTCTAACAGCCATTTAGAATAAATAGTAAGGATGTTTCAATTCTAGGACATAGCATTATATAACAAGTGATATTAAAGAGTTAAAGAGGCAAAtaatacaataatttaaaaattttaaaaatgaacaactaAATATATGGAGAGAAGAACTACGTTCTTGAGTTATAAATATGCCAGTTATCTTCAACATATTTCTAATCTGAATCCCAGCAAGACATTTTGGTGGAAATGGACacattgattctaaaattcataaggaaataaaaaaagccAAGAAGAGCCAAGGCAATCTTGAAGGATAAAGTTAGAAGACTTAGACTTTAAAACCTTCTATAAAACTATAGTTTGATGTTGACTCAAggatataaaaataaaccaatgaaACCAAAAAGATTAGGAGAAAATCTCTACTTGATGATAGCAGcaaataacacattaaaacacATTTGGAAAAACTAACAGAATTGTTCACAGGTGAGCCGGGAGTGTTGTATTGAAATAAGTTAGCTGGTACTGGTCACTCTTCTTTGGGAAAGAGGCTCTTCTGGTGTCACATTTCCACAATATCATTAAATGCCAACATTTGGCTTTATCATATTTTTCCTAAAAGCTGGCTGTAAAACTCATATTGGTTAGCAATTAAGGTTTGACGTTTTAATATTTCCTCCAACTTTGGTCTCAAGTTTGCCCAAAAAGTAGACTGGATGGAAGGTGAGATTGCTTTCCTAGAGCACATTACCACATTGCATACAGCAGTAATTGGCTCCTTTCTCCATGGGATaatgaaagaagggaaaatgttGTTGAATTTTTACTTGCAAGCTTCTCCCAGCAAAGCCTGCCTTTCTGACATGAGACTACTCCCTATAACATAGTAGTAGTATTTGCCTTCATGCACTATTCACTCCACATTCTAGAGCTATACCATTTCAAAGAGTGAGGACTCAAAGCAGGCAGAATGCagaacagaaaactagaaaagaacAGGATGAAACTAGTAAAAGCCAACAAAACATAGATATATCTACTATTTTAACATAATGAAGTTGCTTAAAAAGTTCTAGATGTGATGTGAAAGCTAGATTTCATGAAGATAAAGACTGATAACATTTGACTTTATGAAAGTGAACCAAATAAAATACGAgtgaatatcaaaaaaaaaaaagatgagaatatTTTTTCAACACATAAAATAAAGAGCTGTTATCCCTGATTTACAAATAACATCTAGCAATTAataagaaaaggttaaaaaaaacaatggaaaagtaAGCAAAGCATATTGGATTGGCAAGTCATAGAAATGTTCAAACTTATTTACAATTAAAGAAACGTAagttaaaataacaatgataGATAATTTTATCTAGCAATTTTGGTCAGGATGTGAGATGGGGGTTTAAAATAATTCTCATATATTACTTTCTGCACCTTGGCACAATATTTTAGGGGAGGAAAGTTTGGCACCATATctcatattttaaagttttgcaACCCTTTAAAAGAGAATCTCCACTTGTAGGATTTACAGCCTACATTTTCAAAGTCAAATAAGCAAGAATGCTCATTGTAgcattatttatttctaataacCAAAAGTGAAGAAATTCCCTGGGAAcccccaatgtaaactatggactatagttaataataaaattataatattcttttatcaattgtaaaaattataacacagttattccaggtgttaataatagggagattACTGggatctctgtattttctgcatttttgtgTAAACCTGAAAAtctctaaagaaaaaaacaatttaatttaatttatttttttttaatggaaatccTAGGTACCAACATGGAAAAATACTAAGGTATATTGTTAAATTTTAAGATATCAATATGATTTATACATattataacatttttatgaaaaactgttgTATACACTTCCACATTCAGACACACagatacattttatataaatctcAGAGAACCATAAATTGTCATTAAATGCTTAAGGATGCTTATCTTTGATACATTGATTTATAGGGTTTAACTCAGATTCTAAGTTTTGTAAGTTCATATTGTGTGAAATTTAATAAGGCTGAATGTGATTCTAGCCCTGGATAAATGCCCTATGAAATGAAGTTGACATTTAGCTACCAAAGACTTCAAATAAGAAAATCACTGATTTTACATATAGCTGTAAATGAAGttgaaaaataatca
The Choloepus didactylus isolate mChoDid1 chromosome 4, mChoDid1.pri, whole genome shotgun sequence DNA segment above includes these coding regions:
- the LOC119532865 gene encoding olfactory receptor 4K13-like; translation: MERQNHSLVTEFILLGLTDSHGLQIFFFLFFSSIYTAIVLGNLIIISVVKVDLQLHSPMYLLLSNLSFIDMSLASFAIPKMISALISDYKTISYEGCMTQMFFLHLFGGSEMMLLVAMAVDRYIAICKPLHYNSIMSHRACIGLTFLSWTTGFMHTMSQMIFTVTLPFCGPNVVDSFFCDLPRVIKLACTDTYILELLVIADSGLLSLFCFIFLLISYSVILITVQQRSSSGSSKALSTLSAHITVVVLFFGRCIFIYVWPFISISIDKILSVFYTIFTPLLNPIIYTFRNKDMKKAIKKIKNKLVSPKSTF